The Sphingomonas astaxanthinifaciens DSM 22298 genome has a segment encoding these proteins:
- a CDS encoding DUF6356 family protein, producing the protein MLGRLFTEHPRSLGMSWVGHGTGAIAIGLRMIGAGAACIVHAVIPGLFTETAGRTVASLHDHMVKRRASAPDPQAWPDYEI; encoded by the coding sequence GTGCTGGGGCGATTGTTCACGGAGCATCCGCGGTCGCTGGGGATGAGCTGGGTCGGGCATGGCACCGGTGCGATCGCCATCGGCCTCAGGATGATCGGTGCGGGCGCAGCCTGCATCGTCCACGCCGTGATCCCAGGCCTCTTCACCGAGACCGCTGGCCGCACGGTCGCCAGCCTTCACGACCATATGGTGAAGCGCCGCGCGAGCGCGCCCGACCCGCAGGCCTGGCCCGACTATGAGATCTGA